GGGTGTGGAAGGGCCCGGGGCGGGGCAGGAATCCGCTCGGCGGCCGAATCCACGGGCCGCCCGCCGCACCGAACGCCTGACCTGCGAATCGAACGGTTCGGGCGCGCACCCCTGCTTTTCCACAGGAACGGGTGGGTTCTCCCCGTCCACAGGGTGTGCGGGGGCGAGTTATCCAGAGGTTCCTCCACAGGCCGATCACGGCTACGCTCTTCCGCGCAGGTCAACCACCTGTGGACTTGTGCACAACGGTTATCCACAGGCTGTGGAGAACTGAGGCCCCGTCAGCCGGTCCACAGAGTTATCCACCGGCTGTCCACAGGAATGGGTGGGTTATCCCCAGGTTTTCCACAGCCGTGTCCACAGTTCGGCAACATCAACTCCCTTGTCAGCCCTGGGTGTGAAAGGCGTCACGTGATGTTGATCCGGCGCGGTGGATAACTCTGGGGATTTCTGTGGACAGCGCTGTGGATAACCTGTGGATACTCAGCGTGCCCTGTGGATTACTCTCCGCTGTCCACAGGAGGGCCTGGTTGTCCACAGCCGCCGTCCACAGGTCCTGTGGACAAAATCCGGCCTCTGAGCTGCGAAAACGGGGTTATCCACGGTATCCACAGGCCCTACTACTACTGCTACACATAGAGAGCTCGGAGCTTGATCAACAGTGGGGGTGGCCCGAATCTGTGGACAACCGGGCCCCGACATTTGTTCGGCTCGCTTGTGCCCATCTGCCCCGGCTGTCAGCCGAGTACGTCAGACTGTCCTTCGGCAACCGGGAGCAGGACGGGGCGGAGCTGATCCGCCCGGGGCCCGACCGGGGGCCGGAAGAGGATCAGACGATCAACAGCACGGCGGTCGGTACCGGCCGGCCGTGCGGCGACAGCAGCCAGGAGGCGGTTACCGGTGAAGTTCCGGGTGGAGCGTGATGTCCTCGCGGAGGCGGTGGCCTGGGCTGCCCGCAGCCTCCCCGCGCGGCCGCCGGTGCCGGTGCTGGCCGGCCTGCTGCTGACCGCGCAGGAGGGCACCCTGGCGCTCTCCGGGTTCGACTACGAGGTGTCGGCCCGGGTCGAGCTGGAGGCGGACGTCGAGGAGGCCGGCACCGTCCTGGTCTCCGGCCGACTGCTCAACGACATCTCGCGCAACCTGCCCAACCGCCCGGTGGAGATCTCCACCGACGGCGCCCGGGTCAGCGTGGTCTGCGGCACCTCCCGCTTCACCCTGCCGACCCTCCCGGTCGACGAGTACCCGGCGCTGCCGCAGATGCCCACCGCCACCGGCACCGTCCCGGGCGACGTGTTCGCCTCCGCGGTCAGCCAGGCCGCGGTGGCCGCCGGCCGCGACGACACCCTGCCGGTGCTCACCGGCGTCCGGGTCGAGATCAACGGCAGCGGCATCACCCTGGCCGCCACCGACCGGTACCGCTTCGCCGTCCGCGAGCTGCTCTGGAAGCCCGAGCAGGACGACATCAACGCGGTCGCGCTGGTCCCCGCCAAGACCCTGCAGGACATCGCCAAGTCGCTGGGCAGCGGCGACCAGGTCACCATCGCGCTGTCCGCCGGCGGCGCGGGCGAGGGCCTGATCGGCTTCGAGGGCGCCGGCCGGCGGACCACCACCCGCCTGCTGGAGGGCGAGTTCCCCAAGTTCCGGTCGATCTTCCCGACCGAGTTCTCGGCGGTCGCCGCGGTGCAGACCCAGCCCTTCCTGGAGGCGCTCAAGCGCGTCTCGCTGGTGGCCGAGCGCAACACCCCGGTCCGGCTGAACTTCGAGCAGGGCGTGCTCACCCTGGAGGCCGGCTCGGGCGACGACGCGCAGGCCACCGAGCGGATCGACGCCGACCTGGAGGGCGACGACATCTCGATCGCCTTCAACCCGGGTTACCTGGAGGAGGGGCTCAAGGCGATCGACGCCGCGTACGCGCAGCTGAGCTTCACCACCCCGACCAAGCCGGCCCTGCTGACCGGCAAGCCCGCGGTCGACGCGGAGCCGGACGAGGCCTACCAGTACCTGATCATGCCGGTCCGCCTCTCCGGCTGACCCGCGTACCGACCTACCAGGGGCGCGAGGGGCGAGCAGCCTCCGCGCCCCTGTGGCTGCCCGGCGCTCCCTCGCCGTCGGCGTAGGCTCAGTGGGTGCGGCAACGGCGCCGTCATCAGGCACGACACCACAGTGAAGGACTTGTCATGGAGCTCGGCCTCATCGGTCTCGGCAAGATGGGCGGCAACATGCGCGAGCGCATCCGCCGCGCCGGCCACACCGTCATCGGCTACGACCGCAACCCGGACCTCGCCGACGTCGACAGCATCGAGCAGCTGGTCGCCAAGCTGGAGGCCCCCCGCGTGGTGTGGGTGATGGTCCCGGCCGGCGGCCCGACCCAGGAGACCGTCGAGCGCCTGGCCGAGCTGCTCTCCCCCGGCGACGTGGTGGTCGACGGCGGCAACTCGCGCTGGACCGACGACGTCAAGCACGCCGAGCAGCTGGCCGAGCAGGGCATCGGCTTCGTCGACTGCGGCGTCTCCGGCGGCGTCTGGGGCCTGGAGAACGGCTACGCGCTGATGTACGGCGGCGAGGCCGAGCACGTCGCGAAGGTGCAGCCGGTCTTCGACGCGCTCAAGCCCGAGGGCGACTTCGGCTCGGTGCACGCCGGCAAGGTCGGCGCCGGCCACTTCGCCAAGATGGTCCACAACGGCATCGAGTACGCGATGATGCAGGCCTTCGCCGAGGGCTGGGAGCTGCTGGAGGCCGCTCCCGAGGTCACCGACGTGCGCGAGGTGTTCCGCAGCTGGCAGGAGGGCACCGTCATCCGCTCCTGGCTGCTCGACCTCGCGGTCCGGGCGCTGGACGACGACGAGCACCTGGCCAAGCTCAAGGGCTGGGCCGCCGACTCCGGCGAGGGCCGCTGGACGGTCGAGGCCGCCATCGACCACGCGGTGCCGCTGCCGGCGATCACCGCCTCGCTGTTCGCCCGCTTCGCCTCCCGCCAGGACGACTCCCCGCAGATGAAGATGATCGCCGCGCTGCGCAACCAGTTCGGCGGCCACGCGGTCGAGTCCAAGTAACCGCCCCCGGACAGAAGGCGAGCGCAGTCCACCGTCATGCACGTCGCGCACCTGTCGCTCGCCGACTTCCGTTCCTACGCCCGGGTCGAGGTCCCGCTCGACCCGGGCGTCACCGCCTTCGTGGGCCCCAACGGCCAGGGCAAGACCAACCTGGTCGAGGCGGTCGGCTACATCGCCACCCTGGGCAGCCACCGGGTGGCCACCGACGCCCCGCTGGTGCGGCTCGGCGCCGAGCGGGCGGTGGTCCGGGCCGACGTGGTCTCCCAGGGCGGCCGCTCCACCCTGGTCGAACTGGAGATCACCCCCGGCCGGGCCAACCGGGCCCGGCTGAACCGCTCCGACAACGTCCGCCCGCGCGACGTGCTGGGCGTGCTGCGCACCGTGCTGTTCGCCCCCGAGGACCTCGCCCTGGTCAAGGGCGACCCGGGCGAGCGGCGGCGCTTCCTGGACGAGCTGCTGACCGCCCGGGCCCCCCGGCTGGCCGGGGTGCGCTCCGACTACGAGCGGGTGCTCAAGCAGCGCAACGCCCTGCTGCGGACCGCCGCGACGGCCCGCCGGGCGGGCGGCGGCAAGTCCGCCGACCTGGCCACCCTGGAGGTCTGGGACGGCCACCTGGCCCGGGCCGGCGCCGAGCTGACCGCCTTCCGGATCCAGCTGGTGGCCGCCCTGCAGCCGCTGGTCGCCGAGGCGTACCGGCAGCTCGCCCCGGGCGCCGGGGACACCGTGCTGGAGTACCGCTCCTCCTTCGAGGGCGAGCTGCCCACCAGCCGCGAGCAGGCCGAGCAGCAGCTGCTGGAGGCCCTGCGGGCGATGCGCAAGCAGGAGGTCGACCGCGGCCTGACCCTGGTCGGCCCGCACCGCGACGAGCTGCTGCTGCGGCTGGGCCCGCTGCCCGCCAAGGGCTACGCCAGCCACGGCGAGTCCTGGTCCTACGCGCTGGCGCTGCGGCTGGCCTCGTACGAGCTGCTGCGGGCCGAGGGCGGCGAGCCGGTGCTGGTGCTGGACGACGTGTTCGCCGAGCTGGACGCCCGCCGCCGGGACCGGCTGGCCGAGCTGGTGGCCGGCGGCGAGCAGGTGCTGGTCACCGCCGCCGTCGCGGAGGACGTGCCGAAGGCGCTGGACGGCGCCCGCTACGGCGTCTCGGGCGGCACGGTGGACCGGCTGACCCCGTGAGACCCGGGAACCGCGTACCCTGGGCGGCTCGTCTGAACGGTTGTCCACAGGCTGGGGATGGAGCGCGGATGGCGGACGGCCCGGAGCTCTCGGGCGTGGACCTGGCCAGGGTGGCGCTGCGCGCCGCCAAGGAGCAGGCCAGGCAGCGCGGCGAGCAGGTGCGCGAGCGCCGGGAGGCCAAGCGGACCGGCCTGCGCAGCGGCGCCCGGGCGGACGGCCGGGACCCGGTGCCGCTGGGGGCCGCGCTGAACCGGCTGATCACCGAGCGGGGCTGGGAGGCGCCGGCCGCGGTCGGCGGGGTGATGGGCCGCTGGTCGCAGATCGTCGGCCCGGACATCGCGGCGCACTGCGAGCCGAAGTCGTACGCGGAGGCCGAGGCGGTGCTCACCGTGCAGTGCGACTCCACCGCCTGGGCGACTCAACTCCGTTTGCTGGCACGCCAGTTGGTGGCACGGCTGAACCACGAGCTGGGGCACGGCACGGTCCGGGTGATCAAGGTGCTGGGGCCGGACGCGCCGGTGCGCGGGTACGGGCGGCTGCGGGCGCCCGGGAGCAAGGGGCCGGGCGACACCTGGGGCTGACCCGGGCGGAGCGGATCGGGATCTTCCGGAATCGCTGGCAGCCCTACCAGGCGCTCTGAGCCCCCCTCGCGAGTATCGGGACACGTCCCGAGGGGATTCAGGGCGGCACATCTGCCCTCAGGGGCTGCCAAACGCCCCTCTCTGTCGGTCGTACCGGTAGACTGAAGCGCAAACAACGTTGCGTGGAGCAACAGAGTCGAAACGCCGTGGTCGCACACCTGCCCGGGCAGTCGGGGAGGGGCGCGGCCCGCGCTGTGCCAGAGAGGGCGCTTCGTGGCCGATTCCGGCAACCCCAGCCAGACCCCAGACCCGTCCGACCAGAAGGCCTACGACGCCAGCGCGATCCAGGTGCTGGAGGGCCTCGACGCCGTCCGCAAGCGCCCGGGCATGTACATCGGCTCGACCGGTGAGCGCGGACTGCACCACCTCGTCTACGAGATCGTCGACAACTCGGTCGACGAGGCGCTGGCGGGCCACGCCGACACCATCGGCGTCACGATCCTGGCCGACGGCGGCGTGCGGGTGGTCGACAACGGCCGAGGCATCCCGGTCGGCATCATGCCGGGCCAGGACCGGCCGGCCGTCGAGGTCGTGCTGACCGTGCTGCACGCGGGCGGCAAGTTCGGCGGCGGCGGCTACGCGGTCTCCGGCGGTCTGCACGGCGTCGGCATCTCGGTGGTGAACGCGCTCTCCACCCGCCTCGCGGTGGACATCAGCACCGACGGCGCCCGCTGGACGCAGGAGTACAAGTCCGGCGCGCCGACCGCCCCGCTGGCCCGGCACGAGGAGACCGCGGAGACCGGCACCACGGTCACCTTCTGGGCCGACCCGGACATCTTCGAGACCACCGTCTACTCGTTCGAGACGCTCTCCCGGCGCTTCCAGGAGATGGCCTTCCTCAACAAGGGCCTGACCATCGCGCTGACCGACGAGCGCCCCGAGCACCTGGACGAGGAGGGCAAGCCGCTCTCCGTCACCTACCGGTACGACGGCGGCATCGCGGACTTCGTGGCGCACCTCAACTCCCGCAAGGGCGAGCCGGTCCACCCCTCGGTGATCGACTTCGAGGCCGAGGACAAGGACAAGACGATCTCCGCCGAGATCGCCATGCAGTGGAACTCGTCCTACACCGAGGGCGTGTACTCGTTCGCCAACACCATCCACACCCACGGCGGCGGCACCCACGAGGAGGGCTTCCGGGCCGCGCTGACGGGGCTGATGAACCGTTACGCGCGCGACAAGAAGCTGCTCCGCGAGAAGGACGACAACCTCTCCGGCGAGGACATCCGCGAGGGCCTGACCGCGATCATCTCGGTCAAGCTCGGCGAGCCGCAGTTCGAGGGCCAGACCAAGGACAAGCTCGGCAACACCGAGGCCAAGACCTTCGTCCAGAAGGTGGTCAACGAGCACCTGGCCGACTGGCTGGACCGCAACCCCAACGAGGCCGCGGACATCATCCGCAAGTCCATCCAGGCCGCCAGCGCCCGGGTCGCCGCCCGCAAGGCCCGCGACCTGACCCGGCGCAAGGGCCTGCTGGAGTCCGCCTCGCTGCCCGGCAAGCTCTCGGACTGCCAGTCCAAGGACCCGGCCGAGTGCGAGATCTTCATCGTCGAGGGCGACTCGGCCGGCGGCTCCGCCAAGCAGGGCCGCGACCCGCGCACCCAGGCGATCCTCCCGATCCGCGGCAAGATCCTGAACGTCGAGAAGGCCCGGATCGACAAGGTGCTGCAGAACACCGAGGTCCAGGCGCTGATCTCGGCCTTCGGCTGCGGCATCCAGGAGGACTACGACGCCGACAAGCTGCGGTACCACAAGATCGTGCTGATGGCCGACGCCGACGTCGACGGACAGCACATCCGCACGCTGCTGCTCACCCTGCTGTTCCGCTTCATGCGCCCGCTGGTCGAGGCCGGCTACGTCTACCTGGCGATGCCCCCGCTGTACAAGATCAAGTGGGGCCGGGACGAGTTCGAGTACGCCTACTCCGACCGCGAGCGCGACGCGCTGATCGCGGCCGGCGTCGAGGCCGGCCGCCGGCTCCCGAAGGACGACGCGATCCAGCGCTTCAAGGGCCTCGGCGAGATGAACGCCGAGGAGCTGCGCGTCACCACCATGGACACCGCGCACCGCCTGCTGCTCCAGGTCACCCTGGAGGACGCCGCCCGCGCCGACGACCTGTTCTCCGTCCTGATGGGCGAGGACGTCGAGGCCCGCCGCTCCTTCATCCAGCGCAACGCGAAGGACGTCCGCTTCCTGGACGTCTGACGTCCGCCAAGGATCGTTGAAAGGAAACTGACCAGCAGTGGTCGACGACAACCGTCCGGACGGCGGCGAGCAGCCCGAGGACAGCACCATCCCCGCCCAGAGCGGCAACCGGGTCGAGCTCATCGAGCTCGAGACCGAGATGCAGCGCTCCTACCTCGACTACGCGATGAGCGTCATCGTCTCGCGCGCCCTGCCCGAGGTCCGCGACGGCCTCAAGCCGGTGCACCGGCGCGTGCTCTACGCGATGTACGACGGCGGCTACCGGCCCGAGAAGGGCTACTACAAGTGCGCCCGCGTGGTCGGCGACGTGATGGGCAACTACCACCCGCACGGCGACACCTCGATCTACGACACCCTGGTCCGCCTCGCCCAGCCCTGGTCGATGCGGATGCCGCTGGTCGACGGCAACGGCAACTTCGGCTCCCCGGGCAACGACCCGGCCGCGGCGATGCGCTACACCGAGTGCAAGATGATGCCGCTGGCGATGGAGATGATGCGCGACATCGACGAGGAGACCGTCGACTTCGCCGCCAACTACGACGGCCGGCAGCAGGAGCCGACCGTCCTGCCCTCGCGCATCCCCAACCTGCTGATCAACGGCGCCACCGGCATCGCGGTCGGCATGGCCACCAACATCCCGCCGCACAACCTGCGCGAGGTCGCCTCCGGCGCGCTCTGGGCGCTGGAGCACCCCGAGGCCTCCAACGAGGAGCTGCTGGAGGCCCTGATCGAGCGGATCAAGGCCCCCGACTTCCCCACCGGCGCGCTGATCGTCGGCCGCCGCGGCATCGAGGACGCCTACCGCACCGGCCGCGGCTCGATCACCATGCGCGCGGTGGTCGAGGTCGAGGAGATCCAGGGCCGCCAGTGCCTGGTGATCACCGAGCTGCCGTTCCAGGTCAACCCGGACAACCTCGCGCTGAAGATCGCCGACCTGGTCAAGGACGGCCGGATCGCCGGCATCGCCGACGTCCGCGACGAGTCCTCCTCGCGCACCGGCCAGCGCCTGGTCATCGTGCTCAAGCGGGACGCGGTCGCCAAGGTCGTGCTCAACAACCTGTACAAGCACACCGACCTGCAGACCAACTTCGGCGCCAACATGCTCGCCCTGGTCGACGGCGTGCCGCGGACCCTCTCGCTGGACGCCTTCATCCGGCACTGGGTCGCCCACCAGATCGAGGTCATCGTCCGCCGGACCACCTTCCGGCTGCGCAAGGCCGAGGAGCGCGCGCACATCCTGCGCGCGCTGCTCAAGGCGCTCGACCAGATCGACGCCGTGATCGCCCTGATCCGCGCCTCGGAGAGCGCCGACGCCGCCCGCACCGGCCTGATGCAGCTGCTCGCCATCGACGAGCTGCAGGCCAACGCCATCCTCGAGATGCAGCTGCGCCGGCTGGCCGCGCTGGAGAGCGCCCGCATCCTCAGCGAGCACGACGAGCTCCAGGCCAAGATCAACGAGTACAACGCGATCCTCGCCTCGCCCTCCCGGCAGCGCGAGATCGTCTCCGAGGAGCTCACCGCGATCGTCGACAAGTACGGCGACGAGCGGCGCTCCACCCTGATCCCCTCCGACGGCGACCTCTCCATCGAGGACCTCATCGCCGAGGAGGACATCGTGGTCACCATCACCCGCGGCGGCTACGTCAAGCGCACCCGCTCCGACCTCTACCGCTCGCAGAAGCGCGGCGGCAAGGGCGTGCGCGGCGCGCAGCTGAAGCAGGACGACATCGTCGACCACTTCTTCGTGACCACCACCCACAACTGGATCCTGTTCTTCACCAACAAGGGCCGGGTCTACCGCGCCAAGGGCTACGAGCTCCCGGACGCCGGCCGCGACGCCCGCGGCCAGCACGTCGCCAACCTGCTGGCCTTCCAGCCGGAGGAGCACATCACCCAGGTGATGGCCGTGCGCACCTACGAGGACAAGCCGTACCTCGTCCTCGCCACCCGCGGCGGCCTGGTCAAGAAGTCCCTGCTCAAGGACTACGACTCGCCGCGCTCCGGCGGCCTGATCGCGATCAACCTCCGGCAGGACGAGGAGGGCCGGGACGACGAGCTGATCGGCGCCGAGCTGGTCTCCGCCGAGGACGACCTGCTGCTGATCTCCCGCAAGGCCCAGTCGATCCGCTTCAAGGCCACCGACGAGGCGCTGCGCCCGATGAGCCGGGCCACCTCCGGAGTGAAGGGCATGTCCTTCCGCGAGGACGACGAGCTGCTCTCGATGAACGTGGTGCGGCCCGGGACCTACGTCTTCACCGCCACCGACGGCGGGTACGCCAAGCGGACCTCGGTTGACGAGTACCGTGTCCAGGGACGCGGTGGTTTCGGTATCAAGGCGGCGAAGATCGTCGAGGGCCGGGGCTCGCTGGTCGGTGCCCTGGTGGTCGAGGAGAGCGACGAGATCATGGCCATCACGCTGTCCGGCGGCGTGATCCGGACCAGGGTTTCCGAAGTGCGTGAAACCGGACGTGACACCATGGGCGTCCAACTGATCAACCTCGGAAAGCGCGACGCGGTGGTGGGCATGGCCCGCAACGCGGAGGCCGACGAGGAGGAGGGCGCGGAGGACGCCGTCGACGAGACGGGCGCCGCGACCGCCACCGAGCAGGACGCGGACGGCACGCCCGACCAGGGCTGACGCCCGGACGCGCACCCGTGGTGCCCGCCCCGCCGCCCGGCGGAGCGGGCACCACGGGTTGAACCGAGGGCCACCCGGCCCGCGGCGCAGGAGCACAAGACGGACCAGGACGGTGCGATCGTCCTGGCGGACGGTTCGGGAGGACCACGGTGAGCGGAGCCACGGGTGCTGGAGGTGCCACGGGCGGCCTGGCGGGCGGGCAGCAGGCCTACGGAGGCCAGACCCCGCCCCCGCCGCCGAGCACTCCGCCCGCGGGCGGTTTCTCCCAGCCGACCACCTACGCCAAGGGCCAGCCCACCCCGCCGCGCGGCACCCGGGTCCCGGGCTCCCCGGGCTCCCCGGGCGCTCCCGGCCAGGGCGGCGGCCAGCCCCGCCGTCCCGGCGGTCCCGCGCCGACCCCGGGCGGCGGCACCGGTCGGACCCGCAAGGCCCGGCTGCGGGTCACCAAGGCCGACCCCTGGTCGGTGATGAAGGTCAGCTTCCTGCTGTCGCTGGCCCTCGGCGTGATCATCATCGTGGCCGCCGCGGTGCTCTGGATGACGCTCGACGGCCTCGGCGTCTTCTCCTCGCTCAGCGGCACCCTGAAGGACGTCACCGGCAGCGGCTCCGACAGCTCCAGCGCCTTCAACCTGATGGACTACATCGGGTTCGGCAAGGTGATGCTCTTCACCACCCTGATCGCCCTGGTCGACATCGTCCTGATGACCGCCCTGGCGACCCTGGCCGCGTTCATCTACAACTCGGCCGCCGGCTTCACCGGCGGCATCGAACTGACCCTCGCCGAGGAGGACTGACCCCGCGTCGGCCCGGCGGAATTCCCGGGGCCCCGGAGGCCGTTGAAGCCTCCGGGGCCCTTCGCCGTCCCCGGGGGCAATCGGGTGACCGCCCGGTGCACCGGGATTGGCGCCGCGGCCCGCAGCGCACAGATGGAAGAACGGGAACGGTCAGCGGGCCGCCCGGCCGCTTCCCGCGGTCACCGGGCGACCCCACGGGCACGACTGGTCGGAAGGTCCGTCATGGGGCAGCACGCACAGCAACTGGTCGGCGCGGTGGAGGAGCTGATCGGTCGTCCGGTCCCCCTGCGGGTGCGCGCCTGGGACGGCTCCCAGGCCGGCCCGGCCGGCGCCCCCACCGTGGTCCTGCGCAACCGCCGCGCGCTGCGCCGCCTGCTCTGGGCGCCCGGCGAACTCGGCCTGGCCCGCGCCTACGTCTCCGGGGACCTCGAACTCGCCCCCGACACCGACCTGTACGAGGTGCTGGCCGCCGTCACCGCCTTCGCCGAGGACCCGGACGCCCCCCGTCCGGAGCTCGGCCCCCGCGAGTACCTCGGCGCTCCCGGCCGCCGCCTGCTCGCCACCGGCCTGCGGCTGGGCGCGCTCGGCCCCAACCCCGCTCCCCCGCCCGAGGAGGTCGTCCAGCGCCGCGGCCGGGCGCACAGCCGCGGCCGGGACCGCGCCGCGATCAGCCACCACTACGACGTCGGCAACGACTTCTACCGGCTCGTCCTGGGCCCCAGCATGGTCTACTCCTGCGCCTACTGGGAGCCCGCCGCCAAGAGCCTGGAGGACGCCCAGGCGGCCAAGCTCGACCTGATCTGCCGCAAGCTCGGCCTGCGCCCCGGCATGCGGCTGCTGGACGTCGGCTGCGGCTGGGGCTCGCTGGTGCTGCACGCCGCCCGCCACTACGGCGTCCGGGCGGTCGGCGTCTCCATCTCCACCGAGCAGGTCGCGCTGGCCCGGCAGCGGGTCGCGGCGGCCGGTCTCGCCGACCGGATCGACATCCGGCTCCAGGACTACCGGGAGATCCCCGACGGCCCCTTCGACGCCGTCTCCAGCGTCGGCATGGCCGAGCACGTCGGCTCCGCCCAGTACCTGCGCTACGCCCGCCACCTGTACGAGCTGCTGGCGCCCGGCGGCCGGCTGCTCAACCACCAGATCGCCCGCCGCCCGCTGCCCCCCGGCCAGGAGTACCGGCTCTCCCCCTTCATCGACCGCTACGTCTTCCCCGACGGCGAGCTCTCCCCCGTCGGCACCACGGTCTCCCGGCTGGAGGAGGCCGGTTTCGAGGTCCGCGACGTCGAGGCCCTGCGCGAGCACTACGGCCGCACCCTGCGCGAGTGGGTCGCCAACCTGGAGGCGCACTGGCCCGAGGCGGTCGCCCTGGCCGGCCGCGGCCGGGCCCGGGTCTGGCGGCTCTACATGGCGGCCTGCGCCGTCTCCTTCGAGCAGAACCACATCGGCATCAACCAGGTCCTCGCCGTCCGCCCCACCCCCGCGGGCGCCTCCGGACTGCCCCCGACCCGCCCGCAGTGGCTCGCCGGGGCCGCTGAGCAGCACCGCGAGCAGGGCCGTCCGCAGGGGCACCGGGATACGGATTTGGGAGATCGGCCGACGG
The window above is part of the Kitasatospora sp. NA04385 genome. Proteins encoded here:
- a CDS encoding cyclopropane-fatty-acyl-phospholipid synthase family protein, yielding MGQHAQQLVGAVEELIGRPVPLRVRAWDGSQAGPAGAPTVVLRNRRALRRLLWAPGELGLARAYVSGDLELAPDTDLYEVLAAVTAFAEDPDAPRPELGPREYLGAPGRRLLATGLRLGALGPNPAPPPEEVVQRRGRAHSRGRDRAAISHHYDVGNDFYRLVLGPSMVYSCAYWEPAAKSLEDAQAAKLDLICRKLGLRPGMRLLDVGCGWGSLVLHAARHYGVRAVGVSISTEQVALARQRVAAAGLADRIDIRLQDYREIPDGPFDAVSSVGMAEHVGSAQYLRYARHLYELLAPGGRLLNHQIARRPLPPGQEYRLSPFIDRYVFPDGELSPVGTTVSRLEEAGFEVRDVEALREHYGRTLREWVANLEAHWPEAVALAGRGRARVWRLYMAACAVSFEQNHIGINQVLAVRPTPAGASGLPPTRPQWLAGAAEQHREQGRPQGHRDTDLGDRPTVR